One region of Salvia miltiorrhiza cultivar Shanhuang (shh) chromosome 3, IMPLAD_Smil_shh, whole genome shotgun sequence genomic DNA includes:
- the LOC131018847 gene encoding uncharacterized protein LOC131018847, producing the protein MVIELFTDKEGFTTKIGAHMEPELQRKVIACLRRNADVFAFKTADLKGIDRELAEHRLNVDPTIKPVKQKTRHFGAEKDAAIREQVQALLEAGHIVEVQYPEWVSNAVMVEKNAKTWRMCVDYRDLNAACPKDCYPLPRIDQLVDATSGCELLSMMDAYQGYHQVKTYRNDVVKTAFAVCAGIFAYVSMSFGLKNAGATYQRMMDRIFKDQLKENVSVYVDDMLVRSAEARTHADDLEEIFSVVRRHKLMLNPAKCTFGVQSGKFLGYKVTLVGIEVHGSVTKEGCGVGIYIESPEDGAYQFAIKFEDKLSNNETEYEAVIRAVHILRELRADTAIIKTDSQLVAQQLRGECEVRDNRMRAYYDQMQQIKKQFEELEIVQVPREENRKTDLLARMASAVEQSWNNEVTLLFEPKKSSEAQVCAVEVGNDWRTPIIHFLRTGERMEGDTAKYAKYENFYLINDQLYKRSFTHPFLKCLSSEEAEFALREIHQGCCGNHAGYKDLTRKIIRAGFYWPGIDKDTKAYVKKCGSCQRHAPRINIPGEEMGIMYSAHPFDKWGIDIVGKLPTAPGGKCFLIVAVDYFSKWVEAEAVTRVDEATIEKFIWKNICCRYRAQSSNIRQRSPVH; encoded by the exons ATGGTTATTGAGCTTTTCACGGATAAGGAGGGATTCACTACCAAAATCGGGGCACACATGGAACCAGAGCTGCAAAGAAAGGTAATAGCTTGCCTGCGCAGAAACGCTGATGTATTTGCGTTCAAAACGGCGGACCTAAAGGGAATTGACAGAGAGCTAGCCGAGCATCGATTGAACGTAGACCCCACAATTAAGCCAGTGAAACAAAAGACGAGGCACTTCGGTGCTGAAAAGGACGCCGCTATTCGGGAGCAGGTACAAGCGTTGCTAGAGGCTGGACATATTGTGGAAGTCCAATATCCGGAATGGGTGTCTAATGCGGTTATGGTGGAAAAGAACGCTAAGACCTGGAGGATGTGCGTGGACTACCGGGACCTCAATGCGGCCTGTCCGAAGGATTGTTACCCATTGCCACGGATCGATCAGCTAGTGGATGCTACATCAGGATGTGAACTTTTGTCAATGATGGACGCTTACCAAGGGTACCATCAAGTCAAGACGTATAGGAACGATGTTGTCAAAACGGCATTCGCAGTCTGCGCAGGGATCTTCGCATATGTGAGTATGTCCTTTGGACTAAAAAACGCGGGGGCTACGTACCAGAGGATGATGGACAGAATTTTCAAGGATCAATTAAAAGAGAATGTGTCGGTCTATGTAGACGACATGTTAGTGCGCAGCGCTGAAGCACGTACACATGCGGATGACTTGGAGGAAATATTCTCGGTTGTGCGAAGACACAAGCTCATGCTCAATCCAGCCAAATGCACTTTCGGGGTGCAGTCGGGAAAATTTCTGGGATACAAGGTCACACTTGTGGGGATAGAG GTACACGGCTCCGTTACCAAGGAAGGGTGTGGAGTCGGAATATATATCGAATCACCGGAAGATGGGGCTTACCAGTTCGCGATCAAGTTCGAGGACAAGCTGTCGAATAATGAGACAGAATATGAGGCAGTAATAAGGGCCGTCCACATCTTGAGGGAGCTTAGAGCAGACACAGCTATAATCAAGACCGATTCACAACTAGTAGCCCAGCAGTTGAGGGGTGAATGCGAGGTCCGTGACAACAGGATGAGAGCTTATTATGATCAGATGCAGCAAATCAAGAAACAATTTGAAGAATTGGAGATAGTACAAGTACCCCGAGAGGAAAATCGAAAAACTGATCTTCTGGCGAGGATGGCCAGTGCCGTCGAGCAATCATGGAACAATGAAGTCACACTACTGTTTGAGCCAAAGAAAAGTTCAGAAGCCCAGGTCTGCGCAGTCGAAGTTGGGAACGATTGGCGAACtccaattattcattttttacgaACAGGGGAAAGAATGGAAGGAGACACTGCAAAGTACGCtaaatatgagaatttttacTTGATCAACGACCAGCTTTATAAAAGATCTTTCACACATCCGTTCCTCAAATGTTTATCATCGGAAGAGGCAGAGTTTGCTCTAAGAGAAATTCATCAGGGTTGTTGCGGGAACCACGCGGGATATAAAGACCTGACCAGAAAAATAATCAGAGCGGGATTCTATTGGCCCGGCATCGACAAAGACACCAAGGCATATGTAAAGAAATGTGGATCTTGCCAGAGACACGCGCCAAGAATCAACATCCCAGGGGAGGAAATGGGGATAATGTACTCGGCACATCCCTTTGACAAATGGGGAATCGATATCGTGGGCAAACTGCCAACGGCACCGGGAGGAAAGTGTTTCTTGATAGTGGCAGTGGACTATTTTTCGAAATGGGTGGAAGCAGAGGCTGTAACAAGGGTGGACGAGGCCACCATCGAAAAGTTCATCTGGAAAAACATCTGTTGTAGATATCGTGCCCAGAGTTCTAATATCAGACAACGGAGCCCAGTTCACTAG
- the LOC131015922 gene encoding B3 domain-containing protein Os04g0386900-like isoform X1: protein MKENTGGGVISSSAEVDGLRCLSGDKPFFDVILSKSHIDPPHCLRVPTHILPSLPSVAVPLVLRHGDKEWRTLYNGGCRRPRIEYAGWKSFVVDNNLKVGDACVFEVLESSTEILRLRVLILRNTMYLPPQLLPSDGRTPETAIEIP, encoded by the exons ATGAAGGAAAATACGGGCGGTGGAGTCATCTCAAGTTCTGCAGAAGTTGATGGACTTCGTTGCCTCTCGGGAGATAAGCCGTTCTTTGATGTTATTCTGTCAAAGTCACATATTGACCCCCCTCATTGTCTG CGTGTGCCAACACATATTCTTCCAAGTCTTCCTAGTGTTGCTGTGCCTTTGGTTCTGAGACATGGTGATAAAGAGTGGCGGACACTGTACAATGGAGGCTGCAGGAGGCCGAGGATTGAGTATGCGGGTTGGAAAAGCTTTGTGGTTGATAACAACCTCAAAGTTGGAGATGCTTGCGTGTTCGAGGTGCTGGAATCTAGCACTGAGATTCTGAGGCTGAGAGTCCTCATCCTGAGGAACACCATGTATCTGCCTCCTCAACTACTGCCATCTGATGGGAGGACTCCAGAGACAGCGATAGAGATTCCCTAG
- the LOC131015922 gene encoding B3 domain-containing protein Os06g0112300-like isoform X2 has protein sequence MSSRPTAVKEERVPTHILPSLPSVAVPLVLRHGDKEWRTLYNGGCRRPRIEYAGWKSFVVDNNLKVGDACVFEVLESSTEILRLRVLILRNTMYLPPQLLPSDGRTPETAIEIP, from the exons ATGTCGTCTCGCCCAACTGCTGTCAAGGAGGAG CGTGTGCCAACACATATTCTTCCAAGTCTTCCTAGTGTTGCTGTGCCTTTGGTTCTGAGACATGGTGATAAAGAGTGGCGGACACTGTACAATGGAGGCTGCAGGAGGCCGAGGATTGAGTATGCGGGTTGGAAAAGCTTTGTGGTTGATAACAACCTCAAAGTTGGAGATGCTTGCGTGTTCGAGGTGCTGGAATCTAGCACTGAGATTCTGAGGCTGAGAGTCCTCATCCTGAGGAACACCATGTATCTGCCTCCTCAACTACTGCCATCTGATGGGAGGACTCCAGAGACAGCGATAGAGATTCCCTAG
- the LOC131015923 gene encoding pentatricopeptide repeat-containing protein At1g03100, mitochondrial-like isoform X2 — protein sequence MAHLRKVSSRATANYILQSFLGRISKCHCITQRGYKPFAYLHDQDGVLMLRHGLEHFSHNFSTMAGTILVQARDIGRLHEELETATDEGRFNDAWDLHEKHMRMEGFARKSIMCKLIAGLTEILDIEWHEKAYGLVEKAFEEHKQTLFDREILVYLSLGLAKCGLPIPSSTLLRKLIEMEKFPPVTVWSAIIAYMSNSPSGAFLAAELVLEIGYKFHDGRVDPRKKCNEPLISMKPNATALNIALVGCLRFGITRKGEQLLDMIPRINMKTDATSSIIMAHIYERNGRRDELKKLRRHIEEVDNIADIQLRQFYNCLLSCHLKFGDLDSASWMVLEMLRKAKKAQNSLGVANLQLEADKVGTTSPHRSVPVHENPDTPQRHFSCYEDFCQDRKFLGLEAETRELLNNLVVNLQGQVELITTERGILRPTETTYVKLVKAFLEAGNTKDLVEFLIKAEKEDSPMSADNSVLVHVINSCISLGWLDRAHDLLDEMRLAGIRCSSSVYNFLLKAYHKDNQIDETKSLIRDARRAGVQLDASSYQSLIQSRVAEKDTAGALNLFKEMKEAKIPRVGEQDFDVLVKRCAKGKDAHLMSKLLQEIKEGQAVDSGVHDWNSVIHFFCKKRLMQDAEKALKKMRSLELAPNAQTFHSMVTGYAAIGGKYIERRIFHPSK from the exons ATGGCGCATCTAAGAAAAGTGAGCAGTCGAGCAACTGCGAATTACATTCTACAGAGTTTTCTTGGTAGAATTTCTAAATGTCATTGCATCACTCAAAGGGGCTACAAGCCTTTTGCTTATTTACATGACCAAGATGGTGTCTTGATGCTTCGCCATGGGTTGGAACATTTTTCACACAATTTCTCGACTATGGCAGGGACGATTTTGGTCCAGGCTCGAGACATAGGCAGGCTTCATGAGGAGTTAGAGACTGCAACTGATGAGGGTAGATTTAATGATGCCTGGGATTTGCATGAGAAGCATATGCGGATGGAAGGGTTTGCTAGAAAATCTATCATGTGCAAGTTGATCGCGGGATTAACAGAGATTCTAGACATTGAGTGGCATGAAAAGGCTTATGGATTGGTTGAGAAAGCTTTTGAGGAACACAAGCAGACGTTGTTTGATAGGGAGATCCTCGTTTACCTCTCTTTAGGCCTTGCTAAATGTGGACTACCTATTCCTTCCTCTACTCTTCTCAGGAAACTCATTGAAATGGAGAAGTTCCCTCCCGTGACAGTTTGGTCTGCTATTATAGCTTATATGTCCAACAGTCCATCTGGAGCGTTCCTTGCAGCTGAATTGGTTCTTGAAATTGGTTACAAGTTCCATGACGGGAGGGTTGATCCACGAAAGAAGTGCAATGAACCTTTAATTTCTATGAAGCCTAATGCAACTGCTCTTAACATAGCTTTGGTGGGGTGCCTTCGGTTTGGCATCACTAGGAAAGGAGAGCAACTCCTTGATATGATTCCTCGGATTAATATGAAAACTGATGCAACTTCATCAATCATCATGGCCcatatttatgaaagaaatggTCGGAGGGACGAGCTGAAAAAGCTTAGGAGGCATATTGAAGAAGTTGACAATATAGCTGACATTCAGCTTCGACAGTTCTACAACTGTCTTCTTTCGTGTCACTTGAAATTTGGCGATCTAGATTCTGCCTCCTGGATGGTTCTTGAAATGCTTCGCAAGGCAAAGAAAGCTCAAAACTCTCTCGGTGTTGCTAATTTGCAATTGGAGGCTGATAAAGTAGGCACTACATCACCTCATCGAAGTGTTCCTGTACATGAGAATCCTGATACGCCTCAAAGGCATTTCTCATGCTATGAAGACTTCTGTCAAGACAGAAAGTTTCTAGGTCTTGAAGCCGAGACAAGAGAATTACTCAATAACTTGGTCGTGAACTTGCAGGGACAAGTTGAACTGATCACAACCGAGAGAGGGATTCTTAGGCCAACTGAGACAACTTATGTGAAATTAGTTAAAGCGTTCTTGGAGGCTGGCAACACAAAGGATTTGGTCGAATTTTTGATCAAGGCAGAGAAAGAAGATTCCCCCATGTCTGCTGATAATTCAGTTCTCGTTCATGTCATCAACTCTTGTATTTCTCTGGGTTGGTTAGACAGGGCACATGATCTTCTGGATGAAATGCGCTTGGCCGGCATTAGATGTAGTTCGTCTGTGTATAATTTCCTTCTGAAAGCATATCATAAGGACAACCAGATTGATGAGACGAAATCATTAATCAGAGATGCCCGTAGGGCTGGCGTTCAGTTGGATGCAAGTTCTTATCAGTCATTGATTCAATCCCGGGTGGCTGAGAAGGACACAGCAGGGGCCCTTAATCTGTTCAAGGAAATGAAAGAGGCTAAAATACCCAGAGTCGGCGAACAGGACTTTGACGTGTTAGTCAAGCGTTGTGCAAAGGGCAAAGATGCTCATTTGATGTCAAAGCTATTGCAGGAAATAAAAGAAGGGCAGGCGGTGGATTCTGGAGTCCATGACTGGAATAGTGTGATTCACTTTTTCTGCAAGAAACGGCTAATGCAAGATGCGGAGAAGGCTCTGAAGAAGATGAGAAGTTTGGAGCTTGCCCCCAATGCACAAACTTTCCATTCTATGGTCACTGGATATGCTGCAATCGGGGGCAAATACATCGAG AGGCGGATTTTTCATCCGAGCAAATGA
- the LOC131015923 gene encoding pentatricopeptide repeat-containing protein At1g03100, mitochondrial-like isoform X1 yields the protein MAHLRKVSSRATANYILQSFLGRISKCHCITQRGYKPFAYLHDQDGVLMLRHGLEHFSHNFSTMAGTILVQARDIGRLHEELETATDEGRFNDAWDLHEKHMRMEGFARKSIMCKLIAGLTEILDIEWHEKAYGLVEKAFEEHKQTLFDREILVYLSLGLAKCGLPIPSSTLLRKLIEMEKFPPVTVWSAIIAYMSNSPSGAFLAAELVLEIGYKFHDGRVDPRKKCNEPLISMKPNATALNIALVGCLRFGITRKGEQLLDMIPRINMKTDATSSIIMAHIYERNGRRDELKKLRRHIEEVDNIADIQLRQFYNCLLSCHLKFGDLDSASWMVLEMLRKAKKAQNSLGVANLQLEADKVGTTSPHRSVPVHENPDTPQRHFSCYEDFCQDRKFLGLEAETRELLNNLVVNLQGQVELITTERGILRPTETTYVKLVKAFLEAGNTKDLVEFLIKAEKEDSPMSADNSVLVHVINSCISLGWLDRAHDLLDEMRLAGIRCSSSVYNFLLKAYHKDNQIDETKSLIRDARRAGVQLDASSYQSLIQSRVAEKDTAGALNLFKEMKEAKIPRVGEQDFDVLVKRCAKGKDAHLMSKLLQEIKEGQAVDSGVHDWNSVIHFFCKKRLMQDAEKALKKMRSLELAPNAQTFHSMVTGYAAIGGKYIEVAELWGEMKSFAFSSGMMFDVELLDAVLYTFVRGGFFIRANEVIEMMEKGSMFVDKYKYRALFLKYHKTLYKGKAPKFQTESQLKKREAALAFKKWIGL from the coding sequence ATGGCGCATCTAAGAAAAGTGAGCAGTCGAGCAACTGCGAATTACATTCTACAGAGTTTTCTTGGTAGAATTTCTAAATGTCATTGCATCACTCAAAGGGGCTACAAGCCTTTTGCTTATTTACATGACCAAGATGGTGTCTTGATGCTTCGCCATGGGTTGGAACATTTTTCACACAATTTCTCGACTATGGCAGGGACGATTTTGGTCCAGGCTCGAGACATAGGCAGGCTTCATGAGGAGTTAGAGACTGCAACTGATGAGGGTAGATTTAATGATGCCTGGGATTTGCATGAGAAGCATATGCGGATGGAAGGGTTTGCTAGAAAATCTATCATGTGCAAGTTGATCGCGGGATTAACAGAGATTCTAGACATTGAGTGGCATGAAAAGGCTTATGGATTGGTTGAGAAAGCTTTTGAGGAACACAAGCAGACGTTGTTTGATAGGGAGATCCTCGTTTACCTCTCTTTAGGCCTTGCTAAATGTGGACTACCTATTCCTTCCTCTACTCTTCTCAGGAAACTCATTGAAATGGAGAAGTTCCCTCCCGTGACAGTTTGGTCTGCTATTATAGCTTATATGTCCAACAGTCCATCTGGAGCGTTCCTTGCAGCTGAATTGGTTCTTGAAATTGGTTACAAGTTCCATGACGGGAGGGTTGATCCACGAAAGAAGTGCAATGAACCTTTAATTTCTATGAAGCCTAATGCAACTGCTCTTAACATAGCTTTGGTGGGGTGCCTTCGGTTTGGCATCACTAGGAAAGGAGAGCAACTCCTTGATATGATTCCTCGGATTAATATGAAAACTGATGCAACTTCATCAATCATCATGGCCcatatttatgaaagaaatggTCGGAGGGACGAGCTGAAAAAGCTTAGGAGGCATATTGAAGAAGTTGACAATATAGCTGACATTCAGCTTCGACAGTTCTACAACTGTCTTCTTTCGTGTCACTTGAAATTTGGCGATCTAGATTCTGCCTCCTGGATGGTTCTTGAAATGCTTCGCAAGGCAAAGAAAGCTCAAAACTCTCTCGGTGTTGCTAATTTGCAATTGGAGGCTGATAAAGTAGGCACTACATCACCTCATCGAAGTGTTCCTGTACATGAGAATCCTGATACGCCTCAAAGGCATTTCTCATGCTATGAAGACTTCTGTCAAGACAGAAAGTTTCTAGGTCTTGAAGCCGAGACAAGAGAATTACTCAATAACTTGGTCGTGAACTTGCAGGGACAAGTTGAACTGATCACAACCGAGAGAGGGATTCTTAGGCCAACTGAGACAACTTATGTGAAATTAGTTAAAGCGTTCTTGGAGGCTGGCAACACAAAGGATTTGGTCGAATTTTTGATCAAGGCAGAGAAAGAAGATTCCCCCATGTCTGCTGATAATTCAGTTCTCGTTCATGTCATCAACTCTTGTATTTCTCTGGGTTGGTTAGACAGGGCACATGATCTTCTGGATGAAATGCGCTTGGCCGGCATTAGATGTAGTTCGTCTGTGTATAATTTCCTTCTGAAAGCATATCATAAGGACAACCAGATTGATGAGACGAAATCATTAATCAGAGATGCCCGTAGGGCTGGCGTTCAGTTGGATGCAAGTTCTTATCAGTCATTGATTCAATCCCGGGTGGCTGAGAAGGACACAGCAGGGGCCCTTAATCTGTTCAAGGAAATGAAAGAGGCTAAAATACCCAGAGTCGGCGAACAGGACTTTGACGTGTTAGTCAAGCGTTGTGCAAAGGGCAAAGATGCTCATTTGATGTCAAAGCTATTGCAGGAAATAAAAGAAGGGCAGGCGGTGGATTCTGGAGTCCATGACTGGAATAGTGTGATTCACTTTTTCTGCAAGAAACGGCTAATGCAAGATGCGGAGAAGGCTCTGAAGAAGATGAGAAGTTTGGAGCTTGCCCCCAATGCACAAACTTTCCATTCTATGGTCACTGGATATGCTGCAATCGGGGGCAAATACATCGAGGTAGCTGAACTGTGGGGTGAGATGAAGTCTTTTGCTTTTTCTAGTGGAATGATGTTTGATGTGGAACTATTGGATGCTGTGCTTTATACATTTGTTAGAGGCGGATTTTTCATCCGAGCAAATGAAGTTATCGAAATGATGGAGAAAGGCAGCATGTTCGTGGACAAATATAAGTACCGCGCTCTATTTCTAAAGTACCACAAAACTCTGTACAAGGGCAAGGCACCAAAGTTTCAGACAGAATCACAGTTGAAGAAAAGAGAAGCTGCGTTGGCCTTCAAGAAATGGATTGGTCTATGA
- the LOC131015924 gene encoding non-specific lipid transfer protein GPI-anchored 14-like produces the protein MELLKWLSGCDNSKDKEACAESLVGLATCLPYVGGTAKSPTPDCCNGLKQLLKTNKKCLCVVIKDRNDPDLGLNINVTLALSLPHVCNAPANISQCPALLNLPPNSPDAQVFYQLDKNSSSVAGGIYMPNYNLISIFEQIKVITYFYGSSGSSQSKQCPCRSSDVSAEKRWL, from the exons ATGGAGTTATTGAAGTG GTTATCAGGGTGTGATAACTCCAAGGACAAAGAAGCATGTGCAGAGTCATTGGTGGGATTAGCAACATGTTTGCCTTATGTTGGAGGAACTGCAAAATCCCCAACACCAGATTGCTGCAATGGTCTCAAGCAGCTTCTTAAGACCAACAAAAAGTGTCTGTGTGTGGTTATTAAGGATAGAAATGATCCTGATTTGGGCCTCAATATTAATGTCACACTTGCTTTGTCTCTCCCTCATGTTTGTAATGCTCCGGCTAATATTTCCCAGTGCCCCG CTCTCCTCAACTTGCCCCCAAATTCACCAGATGCTCAGGTTTTTTACCAACTTGATAAAAATAGCAGCAGTGTTGCTGGAGGTATATATATGCCAAACTACAATTTAATTTCCATTTTTGAGCAAATTaaagtaattacttatttttATGGAAGCAGCGGTTCCTCCCAATCCAAGCAGTGCCCCTGCCGGAGCTCCGACGTCTCAGCCGAAAAGCGGTGGTTGTGA